A section of the Metabacillus endolithicus genome encodes:
- the recD2 gene encoding SF1B family DNA helicase RecD2 has product MQESADLFGEKERYVKGLVKVVIFHNEQNLYSVLKVRVHETSEDIEDKEITVTGYFPLLHEDDTYTFFGSFTNHPKFGLQFQTEHFRKEIPQTKEGIIQYLSSDLFKGIGKKTAEAIVEKLGESAISKILQNPSILDDIPKVNKDKAKQLVDALISHQGLEQIMIALNQFGFGPQLAMKIYQTYQDETLTIIQENPYQLVQDVEGIGFVRADELGEHLGISGKSAERIKAACHYNVEHLCLQEGHVYVTTEQLIVKTKELLDHSKKETIHESDIANEIIALGEEGKMIVEENRAYLPSLYFAEQGLVKNINKILDQTEYEDLFPESEFLLSLGNLEERMNVQYAPTQKDAIQKALMSPMLLLTGGPGTGKTTVIKGIVELYSDLHGCSLDPKDYKKEETFPIVLVAPTGRAAKRMSEATGMPAVTIHRLLKWNGADGFEHDEENPIAGKLLIIDEVSMVDIWIANQLFKALPKEIQVIMVGDEDQLPSVGPGQVLRDLLASQVIPTVRLTDIYRQAEGSSIIELAHDIKEGRLPQNIAAPTSDRSFIRCSQAQMKEVIGKIIQSALKKGYTAKDIQILAPMYRGPAGIDQLNKLLQELFNPKASSKRELNFGDVVYRNGDKVLQLVNQPDSNVFNGDIGEIVSIFYAKENTEKEDMIVVSFDGNEVTYTKQDFNQFTHAFCCSIHKSQGSEFPIVIMPIVKGYYRMLRRNLIYTAVTRSKKSLVLCGELEALEWGITNNESSERQTSLMLKLGADQLKDSELDELQKQLPFPLEDANIGMENVTPYDFMEASEI; this is encoded by the coding sequence ATGCAGGAGAGTGCAGATTTATTTGGAGAAAAAGAGCGCTATGTCAAAGGACTAGTTAAGGTTGTTATCTTTCATAATGAACAAAATCTTTATTCCGTGCTAAAAGTAAGAGTACATGAAACGAGTGAAGATATAGAAGATAAAGAAATAACTGTTACTGGTTACTTTCCCCTCCTGCATGAAGATGATACCTACACTTTTTTTGGGTCGTTTACAAATCACCCTAAGTTTGGGCTTCAGTTTCAAACCGAGCATTTTCGGAAAGAAATTCCTCAAACAAAAGAAGGAATCATACAATATCTTTCAAGCGATCTTTTTAAAGGAATTGGAAAAAAAACAGCGGAAGCAATTGTTGAAAAATTGGGTGAATCCGCTATCTCAAAAATCTTACAAAATCCCTCCATTTTGGATGATATTCCTAAGGTGAATAAAGATAAAGCAAAACAATTGGTAGATGCGCTAATTTCTCATCAGGGTCTTGAGCAAATCATGATTGCGTTAAATCAGTTTGGATTTGGTCCACAGCTTGCAATGAAGATTTATCAAACATACCAAGATGAAACATTAACCATTATCCAGGAGAATCCCTATCAATTAGTTCAGGATGTAGAAGGAATTGGTTTTGTTCGAGCTGATGAGCTTGGAGAGCACCTTGGTATTTCGGGGAAAAGTGCTGAACGTATTAAAGCGGCTTGTCATTACAATGTCGAGCACCTTTGCCTACAGGAAGGTCATGTTTATGTAACAACGGAGCAGCTAATTGTTAAAACAAAGGAACTCCTTGATCACTCTAAAAAAGAAACCATTCACGAGTCAGATATTGCAAATGAGATCATTGCACTAGGTGAAGAGGGAAAAATGATTGTTGAAGAAAACCGTGCTTACCTTCCATCACTCTATTTTGCTGAACAGGGTTTGGTGAAAAATATTAATAAGATCCTTGATCAAACAGAATATGAAGATTTATTTCCTGAATCTGAATTTTTATTATCTCTGGGGAACCTCGAAGAAAGAATGAACGTGCAATATGCACCAACACAAAAAGATGCGATTCAGAAGGCACTAATGTCACCTATGTTACTACTAACTGGAGGACCTGGTACAGGAAAAACAACGGTTATTAAAGGGATTGTAGAATTGTATTCAGATTTACATGGATGTTCTCTTGATCCTAAAGATTATAAAAAAGAAGAAACTTTTCCAATTGTACTTGTAGCTCCAACAGGGAGAGCGGCAAAACGTATGAGTGAAGCCACAGGAATGCCGGCGGTTACGATTCACCGTCTTTTAAAATGGAATGGTGCGGATGGTTTTGAACACGATGAAGAAAACCCGATTGCAGGCAAACTTTTGATCATTGATGAAGTCTCAATGGTTGATATTTGGATTGCTAACCAATTATTTAAAGCTTTGCCTAAAGAAATTCAGGTTATTATGGTAGGCGATGAGGATCAGCTTCCTTCAGTTGGTCCTGGTCAAGTGCTTCGTGATTTATTGGCATCTCAAGTGATACCAACGGTTCGTCTGACAGATATTTACCGTCAGGCAGAGGGATCTTCTATCATTGAACTTGCCCACGATATAAAGGAAGGTAGACTTCCACAAAATATAGCGGCACCGACTTCGGATCGTTCGTTTATTAGGTGCTCTCAAGCTCAGATGAAAGAAGTTATAGGTAAAATCATACAAAGTGCACTGAAAAAGGGATATACAGCGAAAGATATACAAATCCTGGCACCCATGTATAGAGGACCTGCTGGTATTGATCAGCTAAATAAATTACTTCAGGAGCTTTTTAATCCAAAAGCATCTAGTAAAAGAGAATTGAATTTCGGTGATGTTGTGTACCGAAATGGTGATAAAGTGCTTCAGCTCGTAAATCAGCCTGATAGCAACGTATTTAATGGAGATATTGGAGAGATTGTGTCCATATTTTATGCAAAAGAAAATACCGAAAAAGAAGATATGATCGTAGTTTCATTCGATGGTAATGAAGTAACGTATACGAAACAAGATTTTAATCAATTTACACATGCCTTTTGTTGCTCTATTCATAAATCACAAGGAAGTGAGTTTCCAATTGTGATTATGCCTATTGTTAAAGGCTACTATCGAATGCTAAGACGAAACTTAATTTATACAGCAGTTACAAGAAGTAAAAAATCTCTTGTTTTATGTGGGGAGTTAGAAGCTTTAGAGTGGGGCATTACAAATAATGAAAGTTCCGAAAGGCAAACAAGCTTAATGTTAAAGCTTGGAGCGGATCAATTGAAAGATTCAGAACTTGATGAATTACAAAAACAATTACCATTCCCCCTAGAGGATGCAAATATTGGCATGGAAAACGTTACACCGTATGACTTTATGGAAGCTAGCGAAATATAA
- a CDS encoding tetratricopeptide repeat protein, whose translation MDINQRGIEAMQKGEFEEAATLFSEAIEKNPNNPISYINFGNLLSAVNEPEKALKFYEKAIEINEDSATAYYGAGNVYFNQENYDEAKNMYEKALKKGLDQGDLHFMLGMCLFNLGQNRLALPYFQRAVELNENDSDAKFQYGLCLAQLELIDEALVQFEEVIELDEQHADAFYNIGVAYAFKENSEKAIEMLNKALEIQPDHMLAGHALKIMNGNMEK comes from the coding sequence ATGGATATTAATCAACGTGGAATTGAAGCAATGCAAAAAGGAGAGTTCGAGGAAGCAGCAACTCTTTTCTCGGAGGCAATTGAGAAAAATCCGAATAACCCAATTAGTTATATTAACTTTGGCAATCTTCTTTCTGCAGTTAATGAGCCTGAAAAGGCATTGAAATTTTATGAAAAAGCAATTGAAATAAATGAAGATTCTGCAACAGCTTATTATGGAGCAGGAAATGTTTACTTCAATCAAGAAAACTATGATGAAGCAAAAAATATGTATGAAAAGGCATTAAAGAAAGGCTTAGATCAAGGTGATTTACATTTTATGTTAGGAATGTGTTTATTCAATCTTGGTCAAAACCGTTTAGCTCTTCCTTATTTTCAACGAGCAGTAGAGTTAAATGAAAATGATAGTGATGCAAAATTCCAGTATGGTTTATGCTTGGCACAGCTTGAATTAATTGATGAAGCACTAGTGCAATTTGAAGAAGTTATCGAACTAGACGAGCAACATGCCGATGCTTTTTATAATATAGGAGTAGCATATGCCTTTAAAGAAAATAGTGAAAAAGCAATTGAAATGCTGAATAAAGCATTAGAAATCCAGCCGGACCATATGTTGGCAGGACATGCATTGAAAATTATGAATGGAAATATGGAGAAATAA
- the mnmA gene encoding tRNA 2-thiouridine(34) synthase MnmA, whose amino-acid sequence MTKDPKDIRVVVGMSGGVDSSVAALRLKEQGYDVIGIFMKNWDDTDENGVCTATEDYNDVIEVCNQIGIPYYAVNFEKQYWDKVFTYFLDEYKAGRTPNPDVMCNKEIKFKAFLEHAMSLGADYLATGHYARVEYRDGEYKMLRGVDDNKDQTYFLNQLGQEQLSKVMFPLGDIEKPLVREMAKKANLATATKKDSTGICFIGERNFKEFLSGYLPAQPGMMKTLDGEVKGKHDGLMYYTIGQRHGLGIGGSGEPWFAVGKDLKKNVLYVDQGFHNDLLYSDSITATNMSWVSDKQVKNLTCTAKFRYRQQDNEVTVKMIDDKTAKVTFKEPIRAVTPGQAVVFYDGDTCLGGGTIDEVFKNGEKLWYVG is encoded by the coding sequence ATGACAAAAGATCCTAAAGATATAAGAGTAGTTGTAGGAATGTCGGGAGGAGTTGACTCTTCTGTTGCTGCTCTTCGTTTAAAAGAGCAAGGTTATGATGTTATCGGAATTTTTATGAAAAACTGGGATGACACAGATGAAAATGGTGTATGTACTGCAACAGAGGATTATAATGATGTGATTGAGGTTTGTAATCAAATTGGTATTCCCTATTATGCAGTAAATTTCGAAAAGCAGTATTGGGACAAGGTATTCACATATTTCCTGGATGAATATAAAGCAGGTAGAACACCAAACCCTGATGTGATGTGTAATAAAGAAATTAAATTCAAGGCATTTTTAGAACATGCCATGTCACTAGGTGCCGATTACTTAGCAACAGGTCATTATGCAAGAGTGGAATATCGAGATGGTGAATATAAAATGCTGCGTGGTGTTGATGACAATAAGGATCAAACCTATTTCTTGAACCAACTAGGACAAGAGCAATTGTCTAAGGTCATGTTCCCATTAGGAGATATTGAAAAACCTCTTGTTCGTGAAATGGCAAAGAAAGCCAATCTTGCTACTGCAACGAAAAAAGATAGTACGGGAATTTGTTTTATCGGTGAAAGAAACTTTAAAGAGTTTTTAAGTGGCTATCTTCCTGCACAGCCTGGTATGATGAAGACCCTTGATGGAGAAGTGAAGGGAAAACACGACGGACTTATGTATTATACAATTGGTCAAAGACATGGTCTGGGAATTGGCGGAAGTGGTGAACCATGGTTTGCAGTCGGTAAAGATCTAAAGAAAAATGTGTTATATGTAGATCAAGGCTTCCACAATGACTTACTATATTCAGATAGCATAACGGCAACAAATATGAGCTGGGTTTCAGATAAACAAGTAAAGAATTTAACCTGTACAGCCAAATTCCGTTACCGTCAACAAGATAATGAGGTTACAGTCAAGATGATTGATGACAAAACCGCTAAGGTAACATTTAAAGAACCGATTCGTGCTGTAACACCTGGACAAGCAGTGGTGTTTTATGATGGTGATACATGCTTAGGTGGCGGAACGATTGATGAAGTTTTCAAAAACGGTGAAAAATTATGGTATGTTGGATAA
- a CDS encoding cysteine desulfurase family protein: MKKVYLDHAATSPIHPDVADQMMKVMTDTFGNPSSIHSFGREARRILDESRRMLANSIGASPGELIFTSGGTEADNLAIIGTALANQQIGKHIITTEIEHHAVLHTCKYLEKIGYDITYLPVNKSGLISVDDLKQHLTDQTVLVSIMFGNNEVGSIQPIREIGKLLKEYPAYFHTDAVQAYGIEEINVQELGVDLLTASAHKINGPKGIGFLYAKAGIKLQPSLYGGEQELKRRAGTENVAGISGFSRAAEIAAANREGKREEYKKYKQEMISIFKEHDIQFEVNGELSGLPHVLNMYFPKTQIESLLVNLDLAGIAASSGSACTAGSVDPSHVLVSMFGKDSDRIISSVRFSFGLGVSLEDIRYSAHEISKIVKRVTA; this comes from the coding sequence ATGAAAAAAGTTTATTTAGATCATGCTGCAACTTCTCCGATTCACCCTGATGTTGCAGATCAAATGATGAAGGTGATGACTGATACGTTCGGTAATCCGTCTAGTATTCATTCTTTTGGAAGAGAAGCAAGGAGAATTCTTGATGAGTCAAGAAGAATGCTTGCAAATAGTATTGGTGCAAGTCCAGGAGAATTAATTTTTACAAGTGGCGGAACAGAAGCTGATAATTTAGCCATAATCGGAACAGCGCTTGCGAATCAACAAATCGGTAAACATATTATAACAACTGAAATAGAGCATCATGCAGTACTTCACACTTGTAAATATCTTGAGAAAATAGGTTACGATATTACTTACCTTCCTGTTAACAAAAGTGGTTTAATTTCTGTAGATGACCTCAAGCAACACCTAACAGACCAAACAGTGCTTGTTTCAATTATGTTTGGTAATAATGAAGTGGGTTCAATTCAGCCAATACGTGAAATAGGAAAACTTCTAAAGGAATATCCAGCGTATTTTCATACAGATGCTGTTCAAGCTTATGGAATTGAAGAAATTAATGTACAAGAGTTGGGTGTTGATTTGTTAACTGCATCTGCACATAAAATCAATGGACCTAAGGGTATTGGTTTTTTATATGCAAAAGCCGGTATTAAACTTCAGCCTTCATTATATGGTGGCGAGCAGGAGCTGAAACGACGAGCTGGTACTGAGAATGTTGCAGGAATTAGCGGATTCAGTCGGGCTGCAGAAATTGCTGCAGCCAATCGCGAAGGTAAGCGAGAAGAATATAAGAAATATAAGCAGGAAATGATCTCGATTTTTAAAGAACATGATATACAATTTGAAGTGAATGGAGAATTGAGTGGTTTACCTCACGTTCTAAATATGTACTTTCCGAAAACTCAAATTGAGTCTCTATTAGTGAATTTGGATTTGGCAGGTATTGCTGCATCAAGTGGTTCTGCTTGTACAGCTGGTTCTGTTGATCCATCTCATGTATTAGTGTCTATGTTTGGAAAAGATTCAGATCGGATCATATCTTCTGTTCGCTTTAGTTTTGGTTTAGGAGTATCCTTAGAAGATATTAGATATTCTGCCCATGAAATATCAAAAATTGTAAAAAGAGTGACAGCTTAG
- the cymR gene encoding cysteine metabolism transcriptional regulator CymR — translation MKISTKGRYGLTIMIELARKHGEGPTSLKSIAQAHDLSEHYLEQLIAPLRNARLVKSIRGAYGGYILGDEPANITSGDIIRVLEGPLSPVEVLEDEEPAKRQLWIRIRDAVKEVLDNTTLEDLASYTDGDQEPYMFYI, via the coding sequence ATGAAAATATCAACAAAAGGCCGATATGGATTAACAATTATGATTGAGCTTGCCAGAAAGCACGGTGAAGGTCCAACTTCATTAAAAAGCATTGCACAGGCTCATGATTTATCAGAGCACTATTTGGAACAATTAATCGCACCTTTAAGAAATGCTCGTCTTGTAAAAAGTATTAGGGGGGCTTATGGTGGTTATATTTTAGGTGATGAGCCTGCAAATATTACATCCGGGGATATTATTCGCGTTCTTGAAGGGCCTTTAAGCCCTGTTGAAGTATTAGAGGATGAAGAGCCGGCAAAAAGACAGCTGTGGATACGAATTCGTGACGCTGTAAAAGAAGTGTTAGATAACACAACGCTTGAAGATTTGGCTAGTTATACAGACGGAGATCAAGAGCCGTATATGTTTTATATTTAG
- a CDS encoding replication-associated recombination protein A, with amino-acid sequence MNGEPLAFRMRPKTIDEVVGQKDIIGEKTSLYKMIKNGYVPSMLLYGEPGVGKTSIAFAIAGTTSIPFIALNATTAGKKDVEAVVEETRLTGKVILFLDEIHRFNKAQQDYLLPHVERGDIILIGATTENPFHDVNPAIRSRCGQIKQLTRLTVDDIELLLQRALKDEKNGLGMMSIQISEEQVKKIAYGANGDARKSLTLLESIVYSSTKEGDTYIVEDSIINDLTGNAGVYGDKKGTHFYNLLSSLQKSIRGSDVDAALYYLAHLLETGDLVAVNRRLVVIAYEDIGLANTSVGNNVLSAVIASERLGLPEARIPLSVAVVEMCLSSKSNSAYKALDMAITDVRTGKVGEIPMHLRDGHYAGSKVLGHVGYKYPHDHPIGTFGGWVQQEYLPSNLKGTKYYEPTEAGEEKRLSAIYYKLEQFKKNNQ; translated from the coding sequence GTGAATGGAGAGCCACTTGCTTTTCGAATGAGACCGAAAACAATTGATGAGGTCGTAGGACAAAAAGATATCATTGGTGAAAAAACAAGTTTATATAAAATGATCAAAAACGGATATGTTCCATCCATGTTATTGTATGGAGAGCCAGGGGTTGGAAAAACGTCAATAGCCTTTGCTATTGCAGGTACGACTAGCATACCTTTTATAGCGTTAAACGCGACAACAGCAGGAAAGAAAGATGTAGAAGCTGTTGTTGAGGAGACTCGTTTAACAGGAAAAGTTATCTTGTTTCTGGATGAAATTCATCGTTTTAATAAAGCTCAACAAGATTATTTACTACCTCATGTAGAACGAGGTGACATTATCTTAATTGGTGCAACAACTGAGAACCCATTTCATGATGTAAATCCAGCGATACGAAGCCGATGCGGACAAATTAAGCAATTAACAAGATTGACTGTTGATGATATTGAATTGCTTCTCCAACGGGCGTTAAAAGATGAAAAAAATGGCTTAGGGATGATGAGTATCCAAATATCCGAGGAGCAAGTGAAAAAAATTGCTTATGGTGCTAATGGAGATGCGAGAAAATCTTTAACCTTATTAGAATCAATTGTTTACTCGTCCACTAAAGAAGGAGATACCTATATAGTGGAGGATTCTATTATTAACGATCTGACAGGTAATGCAGGTGTTTATGGTGATAAAAAGGGAACTCACTTTTATAATCTGCTTTCAAGCCTACAAAAAAGTATTCGTGGTAGCGATGTAGATGCAGCTTTATACTATTTGGCTCATTTACTTGAGACAGGGGATCTTGTAGCCGTAAATAGAAGGCTAGTGGTGATTGCCTATGAAGATATAGGGTTGGCAAATACATCTGTTGGAAACAATGTTTTGTCTGCTGTCATTGCAAGTGAGCGGTTAGGTCTTCCCGAGGCACGTATTCCTTTATCTGTTGCGGTTGTTGAGATGTGTTTATCTTCTAAATCGAATTCCGCATACAAAGCTTTGGATATGGCCATCACAGATGTTCGAACAGGTAAAGTTGGGGAAATCCCAATGCATTTAAGAGATGGCCATTATGCTGGCTCAAAAGTGTTAGGACATGTTGGATACAAATACCCACATGATCACCCAATTGGAACGTTCGGCGGATGGGTGCAGCAAGAATACCTTCCAAGTAACTTAAAAGGAACTAAATATTACGAACCAACGGAAGCTGGTGAGGAAAAGAGATTATCAGCCATTTATTACAAGCTTGAGCAGTTTAAGAAGAATAATCAATAA
- a CDS encoding Myb-like DNA-binding domain-containing protein, with product MKNRHDAWTQEEDRLLAKTVVNHIKDGSTQTAAFNEISDKINRTPAACSYRWNAEVRKEYVNDIELAKKKHKENKRKYNQHNNKTTSKKPKEDPNIFERAKTIQTQSEFININDCIIYLNQLNNLPESNTALKEENNHLQKEKQALYKKNKELVDRYKKLTERKHKLEEEYKVLMILIQHAQNTSEEELKKEYYH from the coding sequence GTGAAAAATAGACATGATGCGTGGACCCAAGAAGAAGATAGGCTTCTAGCAAAAACGGTAGTAAATCATATAAAGGATGGCAGTACACAAACTGCCGCGTTTAATGAGATCTCCGACAAGATAAACCGGACACCTGCGGCATGCAGCTATCGTTGGAATGCAGAGGTTCGAAAAGAATATGTGAATGATATTGAATTAGCAAAAAAGAAACATAAAGAAAATAAACGCAAATATAATCAACATAACAATAAAACTACAAGCAAAAAGCCCAAAGAAGACCCTAACATATTTGAGAGAGCAAAAACGATACAAACTCAAAGTGAGTTTATTAATATCAATGACTGTATAATCTATCTAAATCAATTAAATAACCTGCCCGAAAGCAATACTGCACTGAAAGAAGAAAATAACCATTTACAAAAAGAAAAACAAGCGTTATATAAAAAAAATAAAGAGCTAGTGGACAGATATAAAAAACTAACAGAGCGGAAACATAAATTAGAAGAAGAATATAAAGTGCTGATGATTTTAATTCAACATGCACAAAATACATCGGAAGAAGAGCTAAAAAAGGAATACTATCATTAA
- a CDS encoding tRNA threonylcarbamoyladenosine dehydratase: MLHQFSRNELAIGKEGLNILKNSTVAVLGIGGVGSFSAEALARSGVGRLVLVDKDDVDITNVNRQIHALVSTVGQPKVDLMAARIKDINPECEVISLKMFYTEETYEQFFDQNLDYVIDASDTISYKIHLMKECLKRNIPVISSMGAANKTDPTRFQIADISKTHTDPIAKVIRTRLRKEGIKKGIKVVFSDESPIVIREEVRKEVGNDAAPIRKAKMPPSSNAFVPSVAGLIMGGHVITELLKDIKITRVKDEKQS, translated from the coding sequence TTGCTACATCAATTTTCACGTAATGAACTGGCGATTGGTAAGGAAGGATTAAATATTCTAAAAAATAGTACGGTAGCTGTATTAGGAATTGGTGGTGTAGGTTCTTTTTCAGCTGAGGCTCTTGCAAGGTCAGGTGTAGGCAGACTTGTATTAGTTGACAAAGACGATGTTGATATTACAAATGTGAATCGTCAAATTCACGCATTAGTATCAACTGTAGGACAACCTAAAGTAGATTTAATGGCTGCACGTATTAAGGATATTAATCCGGAATGTGAAGTTATTTCTCTGAAAATGTTTTATACAGAAGAAACGTATGAGCAATTTTTTGATCAAAACTTGGATTATGTGATTGATGCTTCAGATACCATTTCTTACAAAATTCATTTAATGAAAGAATGTTTGAAGCGTAATATACCCGTGATTTCAAGTATGGGTGCTGCAAATAAAACGGATCCAACTCGATTTCAAATTGCTGACATTTCTAAAACACATACAGATCCAATTGCAAAAGTTATTCGAACTCGTTTACGTAAAGAAGGAATTAAAAAAGGCATTAAAGTTGTCTTCTCAGACGAAAGCCCGATCGTAATTCGTGAGGAAGTTCGTAAAGAAGTTGGAAATGATGCTGCGCCGATAAGAAAGGCTAAAATGCCTCCATCTTCAAATGCGTTCGTCCCGTCTGTGGCAGGGTTAATCATGGGTGGTCATGTTATTACAGAACTTTTGAAGGATATTAAAATTACAAGAGTGAAAGATGAAAAACAAAGCTAA
- the aspS gene encoding aspartate--tRNA ligase, whose amino-acid sequence MFGRTYYCGEVPESAIGEEVVLKGWVAKRRDLGGVIFIDLRDRTGVVQVVFNPEVSPEALAIAERVRSEYVLDITGKVVSRDEETINPNVSTGTIEVIVEKVTIINAAKNPPFLIEDKSEEVSEDVRLKYRYLDLRRPALLNTIQMRHNVTKSMRSFLDDNGFLDIETPILTKSTPEGARDYLVPSRVHEGEFYALPQSPQIFKQLLMVSGFDKYYQIARCFRDEDLRADRQPEFTQIDIEASFMSQDDIMSMTEQMMARIMKETKNVEIDLPLPRMTYDEAMGRYGSDKPDTRFGLELVDVSEIVKDSGLKVFNTVVANGGQVKSINVKGAAEKYSRKDMDALAEFVAPYGAKGLAWLKVEEDGLKGPIIKFFTEEEQKGLLQTLEATVGDLLVFVADKKSVVADSLGALRSKLGKDLQLIDESKFNFLWVVDWPLLEYDEATKRYYAAHHPFTMPAREDIDLFDTDPGNMKAQAYDIVLNGYELGGGSIRIFEKDVQEKMFKLLGFSEEEAKEQFGFLLEAFEYGTPPHGGIALGLDRLVMLLAGRTNLRDTIAFPKTASASDVLTNAPSTVSEAQLELNLELRD is encoded by the coding sequence ATGTTTGGCCGAACATATTATTGTGGTGAAGTTCCAGAATCAGCAATTGGAGAAGAAGTTGTATTAAAAGGTTGGGTTGCTAAAAGACGTGATCTGGGAGGAGTTATTTTTATCGACCTACGTGACCGTACTGGCGTAGTACAGGTTGTTTTTAACCCGGAGGTTTCACCGGAAGCGTTAGCGATTGCAGAGCGAGTTCGTAGTGAGTACGTGTTAGATATAACAGGTAAGGTTGTAAGCCGTGATGAGGAAACAATTAATCCAAATGTATCAACTGGTACAATTGAGGTAATTGTTGAAAAAGTAACAATTATTAATGCAGCTAAAAACCCGCCATTTCTAATTGAAGATAAATCAGAAGAAGTTTCAGAGGATGTTCGTTTAAAATATCGTTATTTAGATTTAAGAAGACCAGCATTGTTGAATACCATTCAAATGCGTCATAATGTGACAAAATCGATGAGAAGCTTTTTAGATGATAATGGCTTTTTAGATATTGAAACACCAATTTTAACAAAAAGTACTCCTGAAGGAGCACGCGATTATTTAGTACCTAGCCGTGTGCATGAAGGTGAATTTTATGCATTACCACAATCACCTCAAATTTTTAAACAATTACTAATGGTTTCAGGTTTTGATAAATACTATCAAATTGCTCGCTGCTTCCGTGATGAAGATTTACGTGCTGACCGTCAGCCTGAGTTTACTCAAATAGATATTGAAGCTTCATTTATGAGTCAAGACGATATTATGTCGATGACAGAGCAAATGATGGCTAGAATCATGAAAGAAACGAAGAACGTTGAAATTGATTTGCCACTTCCAAGAATGACTTATGATGAAGCAATGGGTCGTTACGGTTCAGATAAGCCGGATACACGATTTGGTTTAGAGCTTGTCGATGTTAGTGAAATCGTTAAAGATAGTGGATTAAAGGTGTTTAACACGGTTGTAGCTAACGGTGGTCAAGTTAAGTCAATTAATGTAAAAGGTGCTGCTGAGAAATACTCCAGAAAAGATATGGATGCATTAGCCGAGTTCGTTGCACCTTATGGAGCAAAAGGATTAGCTTGGTTAAAGGTTGAAGAAGACGGCTTAAAAGGACCAATTATTAAATTCTTCACAGAGGAAGAACAAAAAGGTTTATTGCAAACACTTGAAGCAACTGTTGGAGATCTACTTGTATTCGTTGCAGATAAGAAGTCAGTGGTGGCAGATTCATTAGGTGCTCTTCGTTCAAAACTAGGAAAAGACTTACAACTGATCGACGAAAGTAAGTTTAATTTCCTATGGGTAGTAGATTGGCCGTTATTAGAATATGATGAAGCAACTAAACGTTATTATGCAGCTCACCATCCATTTACAATGCCTGCTCGTGAAGACATAGATCTTTTTGACACAGACCCAGGTAATATGAAAGCACAAGCGTATGATATAGTTCTGAACGGCTACGAACTAGGTGGCGGATCTATTCGTATATTCGAAAAAGATGTTCAAGAGAAAATGTTTAAGCTATTAGGATTCTCAGAAGAAGAAGCAAAAGAGCAGTTTGGTTTCTTATTAGAAGCTTTTGAATATGGAACACCTCCACATGGTGGTATTGCACTTGGATTAGACAGATTAGTTATGCTTTTAGCTGGACGCACAAATCTTCGCGATACGATTGCTTTCCCTAAAACAGCTAGTGCAAGTGATGTATTAACAAACGCACCAAGCACTGTTAGCGAAGCGCAGCTCGAATTAAATCTTGAACTGCGTGACTAA